The DNA segment GCCATCGCCAGCGAGTCGGCACCGAGTACGCATTGGGCGGTTCGCGCCGCCTACGTCGGTGGTATCACCGTCGCTACCGCCGCGGCCGGCGCCGCGGGCGTGCTGGTCTGGATGAGCCTTCGCCGTCCAGGGCTGGCCAGAGCGAGCTGACCCCGGCCGGCCGCGCTAGCCGCGAAGGGCGTCGCGGAGGAGTGAGGCGAGCTGCTCCTTGGCCGCGCCCGGCAACCTGTTCAGATCACACCGCTTGGCGACGGCCGCCCACAGCTCCTCAATGAGCCGCTCCCCGTCTTCGGTCAGGGCGACGCACTTCACCCGGCGGTCCTCGGGGTACGCCTGGCGTACCACTAGTCCCCTGGACTCCAACCGGTCCACCAGTCCGGTGAGATTCGAGGCCTCGCAGTTCATCTGATCGGCGAGGCGGCGCATCGGGCTCGGACCCCGCCGGAGCCGGCGGAGCACGTCGACCTGGGCGACCGAGAGACCTTCTTCCTCGCCCACCTCGCGGACGTGGTGCTTGGTGCGGTCCATTAGCTCCACGGCCAGCGCCGCCAGCCGAAGCTCCGTGTTCGGCCGGTTTGGGCCTCTGCTCAAAGAGGTCTCAACGCCCGCCGATTCATCGGAAGGGGCTGCTTTAGGGGCTTCCCGAACCGCCGTCTCACTCGAACCCATGATCACTCACCGTAGCCGACGTCACACCAATATTAAGTTGACAAACTGAAGTTTCAAGCGCCTAAATGGTATTGCCCTCCTTCGTCCCCCTAGGGAGGATTAGTTCGTTTTAGGAGCCCTTATGGCTTTCGCACCACACGACCCACTTGCCAGGCTCTCGTGGCTGGCCCGCCGCCGCTGGCGTAGGGCGGAGCTGCGCGTCCGCCGCGAGTTCGAAGCGGAGACGCTCGGCGAGTTGCGTCAACTCGCCGCGGACGGCGCTCCGATCGCCTGGACGACACCCCCCAACTCCGGGAGCACGCTCGAGGCGGGCGGAATCCTGGGCCCGGTCGAGCTGACCGCCGGCGGCCGGCGCATCGCCGCCAGGGCGGTGTGGGGCCCGGCGTGGGCGTCGCTGTCGGCCGCAGCTGCGCAAGGACGGGTCGTCCTCGCCGGGGCCGGACGTTACGGCGGGTCATGGTTGCTGCGGTTCAGGGTCGTCGGCGGCGACTCACACGACTCGCACGACTCACGGAGCATCAGGGAGTTTCCACTGCTGGGTGCCGGCATACGGATCATTCCGCACTCCGGCGGCGACGGATTTCGGTTGCCGGTCATTCCGCCTCGCCAGCCTGCTCTGGCGTAGAGACGAAGCGCGCCCGGGCCGGAGAAACGCGCCGGGGGCGCCGGACCTTCACGGGTGCCTCGGTGCTATCCTCCCGAGTTGGTAAGTCCCCCGACCAAGCAGGTCAACGCCCTGCAGAGGGCAGTAGCTCAATTTGGCAGAGCACCGGTCTCCAAAACCGGCGGTTGGGGGTTCGAGTCCCTCCTGCCCTGCAGCCCAACTCCCGTGAGAAGGTCCGACACGTGAGCATGAACCGACAACAGAGACGCCTCTTGCAGCGGCAGGGGCAAATGGCCGAGGACGGCACGCCCGTAGCCAGGCGCCCCGAACCGAGCGAGCGTCGCCCCTCCCGGCCGGTCGCGGGCGCGCCGCGCCGGCGAACCTCCCCGAGGCAGTTTCTCCACGAGGTGAACGTCGAGCTTCGGAAGGTCGCCTGGCCGACCCGGTCCGAGGTCTTCAACTACTCCACGGTTGTGCTGATCACATTGATCGTCGTGGGGGCGCTCATATTCGTGTTGGACCTGCTGTTCTCTAAGATGGCTGTTTTCCTTTTCAAGTAGAGCGGCATGACGTACGACCCTTCACCTCCGACAACTGATAACGACGCGCTCGCCGGCGACTCCGGGGACCAGCCCGGTCTGGCGGTGGATCTGGAAGAGGGCCAGCCAAGCGACGGCGCCGCCAGTGAGACCCCAGCCAACGACACGATGGACGACACGGCGGAGGCGGGCCAGTCGGCACAGGGCGTCGACGCTGCGATCGCCGGCGCCGCCGAAACAGCCGCCGAGGTCGAGGAGGAACCGGCTGCGCCGGCGCTACCCGAGAGCCCGTACGACCGCCCCGGTCAGTGGTTCGTCATTCACAGCTACGCCGGCTACGAGAACAAGGTGAAGTCGAACCTCGAGAGCCGCATCGCCTCCATGAACATGGAAGAGCGGATCTTTGAGGTTGTCATCCCGATGGAAGACGTCATCGAGTTCAAGAACGGCAAGAAGCAGGTCGTCTCGAAGAAGGTCTTCCCGGGTTATCTGCTCGTCCGCATGGACCTCGACGACGACTCCTGGTACGTGGTCCGCAACACACCGGGTGTGACCGGGTTCGTCGGCCTTGGCGCCCGTCCCACGCCACTCACCCGGCGTGAGGTGGAGAACATCCTGCAGGTGAAGGCCGAGGAAGGAGAAGGGGGGACCGCCAAGCGGAGCCGGCCACGCCTCGAGTTCGAGCTCGGCGAATCGGTACGTGTTCGCGAGGGTCCCTTCGCCGACTTCAGCGGGACGATCGCCGAGATCAACGAGGACCAGCTCAAGCTCAAGGTTCTCGTAAACATCTTCGGGCGGGAAACCCCGGTAGAGCTGGATTTCGCCCAGGTGGCGAAGCTTTAGAGCCGCAAAGGTTTAAGAGGAGTACGCAGTGGCCAAGCGCCGTGTAACCGCCATCGTCAAGATCCAGCTGCCCGCCGGCAAGGCGACGCCTGCGCCGCCCGTCGGCACCGCGCTCGGTCCTCACGGCGTGCAGACGATGGAGTTCGTCAAGCAATACAACGCCGCCACCGAGGACAAAGTCGGTCAGGTCATCCCGGTCGAGATCACGATCTTCGAGGACCGCAGCTTCACTTTCGTGCTGAAGACCCCGCCCACCGCGGTGCTCCTCCGCCAGGCCGCAGGCGTCGAGAAGGGCGCGTCGACCACGGGCAAGGAGACCGTGGCGAGCATCACCGACGCGCAGCTCACCGAGATCGCTCAAATCAAGATGCCCGACCTAAATGCCAACGA comes from the Acidimicrobiales bacterium genome and includes:
- a CDS encoding MarR family transcriptional regulator — protein: MGSSETAVREAPKAAPSDESAGVETSLSRGPNRPNTELRLAALAVELMDRTKHHVREVGEEEGLSVAQVDVLRRLRRGPSPMRRLADQMNCEASNLTGLVDRLESRGLVVRQAYPEDRRVKCVALTEDGERLIEELWAAVAKRCDLNRLPGAAKEQLASLLRDALRG
- the secE gene encoding preprotein translocase subunit SecE — encoded protein: MNRQQRRLLQRQGQMAEDGTPVARRPEPSERRPSRPVAGAPRRRTSPRQFLHEVNVELRKVAWPTRSEVFNYSTVVLITLIVVGALIFVLDLLFSKMAVFLFK
- the nusG gene encoding transcription termination/antitermination protein NusG; this encodes MHSYAGYENKVKSNLESRIASMNMEERIFEVVIPMEDVIEFKNGKKQVVSKKVFPGYLLVRMDLDDDSWYVVRNTPGVTGFVGLGARPTPLTRREVENILQVKAEEGEGGTAKRSRPRLEFELGESVRVREGPFADFSGTIAEINEDQLKLKVLVNIFGRETPVELDFAQVAKL
- the rplK gene encoding 50S ribosomal protein L11; amino-acid sequence: MAKRRVTAIVKIQLPAGKATPAPPVGTALGPHGVQTMEFVKQYNAATEDKVGQVIPVEITIFEDRSFTFVLKTPPTAVLLRQAAGVEKGASTTGKETVASITDAQLTEIAQIKMPDLNANDIEAAKAQVAGSARSMGIKVG